gagcaatagttAGGGAGAATGCACCTGTCTTTCACCCAGGGTAGGGCAGTCACaacccagaggacatagatttaaagtgcgaaggacaagatttagtaggaacccgaaGAACAACATTTTCACTTAGGGAATGGTGAGTACATGGAACAATCTGTCGGAggtggtcattgaggcaggtactataacagcattcaaaagacacttggacaggtacatggattggaaatgtttcgaaggatatgggcccaacacaagcaaatgggactagcttcgatggggcaacttggttttcatggacgagttgggccataggacctgtttccttgctgtatgattccatgattGGTCCTGAAGAAATCTGGGGATATGCACCCCAGTTCTACTACCTTCAGTAGTCAATCATTGACTGTGTAGTCCTTTGCTTGCCCTACCTAACTATTTCATTGCACACTAGTCTGTATAGACTTCTTGCTACCGATAGCTATTCACTGAAtcacatccatgctaaccaaaaaTCATGCTAACCAGAAATCGGGTTATTTTTATAGCCCAGTTCTCACCTACGGCATTTGATTTAAAATATTTGAGGAGTTCTGTCTTCATTACTGTTTGGATAGTGAATTCTGGACTCTTGTGTCCTGATAAAAATCATGATTCCAtactttaaatctttgccccttttGATGTAACTTTTAAAGCAAACAGCTCCTTCAAGTTTACACTGACTTCACTTAATTTTGTACACCTTGAGCAAATCTCTCCGTAGCTTACTTTGTTCTAAATAAAATAGCCCAACCTAGCCAGTCCATTGATAGGTTTCTTTACTCTTGGTCACAACTAAGCACACTACTTATTTCAGTAACCCACAACCTTTTGTGAACTCATGCAATCCCTCGTTGATGGTAATTTACCACGGGTAATAAATATTAGCAACTGTCTAAAATCCTAAAATTTATCCACCAAACCAAATTTGACACTAGTTTGTCTCTAAGTATGTTCTGTAAGTTTGTTTTCTAAGTTTTCATTTATCTTTTATTCATTCAAAGTTGTAAAAATAATAAAGAAAGTAAAGATTATATTTATGAAACTGACTTGAATTGACATATTCTGTCTTCCCAAATTACAGAAGAGAAGCAAAGTAGTAAGAAAGCAGAAGGATCTCAATCTCCTGAAATTATAGGATCATCTTCCGCCAAGGATCAGGTGGAAATGTAAGTATGTACTTAAAATATTGTTCTGTATGAAAAATATTTGAAATGTATTTGAAATATTTGGCATGTTGAAACATACTTTGGGTTTCCTTATGATGACAATGCTAAAGCATTGGGGAAAAAAACTAACCGTATAATGTTCTTAACTATGAAAAGTAAAATATGCTCGCATTGTATAGATCTGTTAGAATTAGTTGCTTGCATGTATTCCAAGAAAAGCtactcttttaaaaaatataattcaCATGATGAATTTAAAGTAATAGATTTGATGATAATTGACATTAACAATTTTGCCAATAATTCAAATATGAACTGGATTTTAACATATATATGTTTTTTGCTTTAGGTATTATGAAGCATTCCCACCTCTTTCTGAAAAGCCAATCTGTCTGCAAGAAATCATGACCGTGTGGAATAAGACCAAAGCAAGTTCATTTTCTGGTTCTTCTTCATCATCTGCCGCTCCACAAACAAGCACTGATACATCCTCTCCAAAAGAATGCAATAGTGAAGGTGAAGGTACTAGAGAACGAACAAATGAGGCTTCCACTATAACCAACAATCGTACATTCAGGAGAAGTAAAAAGGAGAAAGAAAATAGGCACAATAACTGCATGCCAGAAGAAAAACTCACAACAGGAAAGAAGATCAGGCACAGGTCAGAAGGCAAGATCCGCCCTCGTTCATGGTCCTCTGGTTCCAGTGAAGCAGGCTCAAGCTCAAGTGGCAACCAGTATGAGTTAAAAGGTTCCACTAAAGCTGTAAAAATCCGACATAAGTTGAGAGAAACTGCAAGGAACAAAAAGGAGCGAAATGGACAAGTTAGGCTATCATTGAAATCTGTCGACAAAGATGATAAAAGCACCTGTGGAAGCAGCAGCAGCGGACCTACCAAACAACTGTGCAAAAAAGGCAAAAAGTTTATGAAAGAAACGAGGAGGAAAACCAATGGCAACAGTGGTGCTAAAGATCTTGGCAATGAAAATGGAAAGGAACAAGAATTTAAGGAAGAACCATTGTGGTACACTGAACCAATTACAGAATATTGGTTCCCTCCGAGTAGAAAAAGCAAGCTAGAAACTGCATACCGGAATAGTATAGCTGCTAATGATAGTGAATCTTTGACTTTGGAAGAGCTTTCCGAGACAATGCAGGGTCTTTGTATTAATAACAATAATTTTCAAACATACCTCGCGGCAGGTGCTTTCGTTGATGGTCACTTTGTTGAAATGCCTGCATTATTAGATGAGGCGAATGACCTCATTGGGACCTCAAACTGTTCTAATCCCAAGAACAGTGATATTTTAGATGATATGCATCTTTCAGAATTTACTCACTTCTATGAAGTAGACATTCATCAATCCATATTGGATCCTAGTGTCTCAAATTCATTGCAAGGAGAAAGTCGAATTTTAAGCATGATTCGACGGAAAAGTACAGAGCAAATTGATTTTGAGGCAGACTGTTGTATAGTATTAGATGGACTACAATTGACGAGGGAAAGTGCAATATGGACAGATTCACAACCTTCTCTTGGTGCAGAAGGATTGTTCTTGCATGATCTTGCAAATATAGCTCAATTTTGGGAGTGCTCTAGCTCTGATGAAGCAGAGGGGGAAAGCTTCGCCGGGGAATCCCCCATTACCCTTTCTCCTATTGTAGATAATACAGTGTGTGACGCAAGCAGTAGTACTGGCAATCAAGAAGAACACTTTTCAGAAGCAAATGAAGGGTCAAGTTTAAACTCCACTTGTTTTTCTCTGTTTGAAGTGCAATATGATAACCCTGCTTCGCCATTCTGTTTTGATGGGCTTTGCTTGGGTAATCAAAATAATGATATGGGAGGCTGGGCAGATTTGCCTGGGAAAGCACAATCTCGTTTGCTTATATGGACCAAAAATAGTGCCTTTGATGAAAATGACCACTGCTCAAATCTTTCAACGCGAACATGCAGCCCATGGTCACATTCTGAAGAAACACGTTCAGATAATGAAACCTCCTTTGGTATTCCAATGGAGGAGTCCACTAAATTTAATGCAGATGAGATTGATTGCATAGTCCCTGGCATTTCAACCAGCCTTCTTGATGAAGATCTATTAGATTTGTTGCATGAGGAAACTCATTCACAAACGGATGGAGCTTTGCGAAATGTAACAAATGTGGCTTTCAAGCAGAAATCTAAGTTGGAGTCTGTTTGTGGAATTCAGTTGGAAGAAGAAGAAAATAAGGAGTACGAAACATCTGTGGAAATTTTCAAGGAACAGATAGCCAGTCGTGGGGATAGCTATGACTCAGAAGttataaaagatatttggacatccATAGCTGAAAACGATGCTGCAGCAACACTAGATGTAGAGAGACCAGAAGAGGATCTCTTTCCTGGTGAGGTGAATGGCTGCCATTGCTGTTGTTTGGACATGGCAACAAAACAAGACATTCTACAAGAGCCTCTTGAAAAGGCAGTACAGAGGTCCGAATATCACTTATGGGAGTGTCAGAAGGAAAATTTGGAGGCACAAGCCATTGCCACTGGTGAGCTTGCAGAGATAGATGTAGGTGATTACACTGCACCCTCTAAACCATGGGATATTGGTACTGACAAAGAAAGTGCTTTCATTCTTGGTGGAGTCTATGGAGAACTGAAAACATTTGACAATTGTGGTGACTGGGGAGTGGTTCCACCCGATCCTGCAAAAGGTACTTTGTTGCAATGTGCATCTTCAGATGTAGTGACAATCGCAGGTACGGATGTCTTCATGACTCCAGGTAGTAACTTTGCACCTGGCCATAGACCATTGTGGCGATCttgtgcttcattctcacagtgtgATCAGATGAGAAAAGAAGACAAGTTAAATGCTGAGTTCTCTTTCATCTTCCATGAAGATTTATTAGGGAATTGCAGTAATTATCAGAGTCAAGATCCTGGTGTTGAGTATTCTTTTTCCTCCTTTGACCTGAACAATCCTTTCTCACAAGTTCTTCATGTGGAATGTTCATTTGAACCTGAAAGGCTTGCAACATTTAGTCCAAGTTTTAAACCCAAATCTATACTGTGTTCAGACTCAGAAAGTGAAACGTTCCATCCTAAAATATATAGTATTGACAAAACACAGTATAGGGCAATTCGAATCTCACCACGGACTCATTTCCGACCTATACCTGCCTCTGAACTTTCACCAGGCGGAGGAAGTGAATCCGAATTTGAATCTGAAAAAGAGGAAGTTACCATACCTATTCTGTCACAGTCAGATTTATTTGAGGATCCACAGGCAGATTTAAAGCCTTTGGAAGAAGATGCTGAGCGGGAAGGTCATTACTATGGAAAATCAGAGCTGGAATCGGGTAAATTCCTGCCAAGATTAAAAAAAGCCGGAATGGAAAAGAGTGCTCAGACGTCATTAGATTCTCATGAAGGATCTGGTGGCCTTTTATTGTCAGAACAGCAGTGCCCAGAATGCCATTTACAGGCATCAATGGGATGCACCAATGTGAATAGTTGCGAAATAGATTTTAAGTTGAAGGTACCGAGCGATAAATTGGAAATGTTCCAGAATCGTACAATAAGCAGGAGCTTTCCTGGATTTAGCGAGGGAACATGTGTCACAGCTGCATCACTACAAGAGGTAAGTGCTTTTGGTACTTTATAAGTTTATTTACATTCACTTTCTACATAGTTGCAAGAAGTTACATTTTCCACTGCTTTGAAATTTTCTATGTATTATAATAAAAGGGAGAATAATAACTATCCCATTGGGATATTGGACACATTAAAGCCCAAGTCAATCAACGTCATGTTCATAGCTTTACTATCAGTGAACCTCTTGTTGAATTGACCACAGCAAATCGGAGGTAATGGGTCACAAAAGTGGTATTGGGCCTTCCATGTAAAGAACGAGCCTGTACATTACCACTACATTTTTTTGGGCAGAATCTGTTGAGAATTGCGCTCAGATAATTAAGTTGTTTGCCTTGCACAGTGGAGTTTGGTATTGAAGATTAAGTAATTTTGTTCACTTTGCAGGTCTAAGAACAAGGCATTTAACGTGTACCTTGTATCTGGCTTCACGTGGGGCCCAGATGGCTTCTTAATTAAGGCTCAGATAGGGACAGGCACAAAGAACATCTCGTagagcagtggtgagtttctcagTTTCTTCAAGCCCTCAACAGTACGTACAGAAACACTCTTCAAAGTGCGTACTGTTAAGGCCTTGAATAAACTGAGAAACTCACCACCTCTCTGCAAGATGTTCTTTGCGTCTGTCCCTATCTGAGCCATAACGGTACAGGTTGAACACAAAATTCCCTCCAAAGGTACTGTTCGATGTCTAAAACGATTTCAAATCATGGTTTTAAATATGGATATATTGTAAATTGATTTGAAGAGGGCTTTAAGCTTGTGGAAGGAACTGAACTAATGTATCaaatactataagaaaataactgcagatgccggtacaaatcgaaggtatttattcacaaaatgctggagtaactcagcaggtcaggcggcatctcaggagagaaggaatgggtatgtaATTTGTTGATTTAAATACCTATAATTATCCATAAAAGCAAACCTGTTTAAGTCTCCTTAAGTTAAAGAAATCCTTTTTGCTGTGAATGAATAATTGATATCAGTTATTCCCTGATTACTGCATAACTAATTCATTGCAAACTCAAACTTGCAAAACAACAGCATGCCCACACTTCAAACCATAGCTGGTTGGTAGTAAAGCAGTTAAAAACATTCTGAGGTTGTGaaagt
This region of Rhinoraja longicauda isolate Sanriku21f chromosome 1, sRhiLon1.1, whole genome shotgun sequence genomic DNA includes:
- the kiaa0232 gene encoding uncharacterized protein KIAA0232 homolog isoform X4 produces the protein MGHDVCAELEAETNSYLPAYNSGIETLVEELCSKLKELQNKQKEEKQSSKKAEGSQSPEIIGSSSAKDQVEMYYEAFPPLSEKPICLQEIMTVWNKTKASSFSGSSSSSAAPQTSTDTSSPKECNSEGEGTRERTNEASTITNNRTFRRSKKEKENRHNNCMPEEKLTTGKKIRHRSEGKIRPRSWSSGSSEAGSSSSGNQYELKGSTKAVKIRHKLRETARNKKERNGQVRLSLKSVDKDDKSTCGSSSSGPTKQLCKKGKKFMKETRRKTNGNSGAKDLGNENGKEQEFKEEPLWYTEPITEYWFPPSRKSKLETAYRNSIAANDSESLTLEELSETMQGLCINNNNFQTYLAAGAFVDGHFVEMPALLDEANDLIGTSNCSNPKNSDILDDMHLSEFTHFYEVDIHQSILDPSVSNSLQGESRILSMIRRKSTEQIDFEADCCIVLDGLQLTRESAIWTDSQPSLGAEGLFLHDLANIAQFWECSSSDEAEGESFAGESPITLSPIVDNTVCDASSSTGNQEEHFSEANEGSSLNSTCFSLFEVQYDNPASPFCFDGLCLGNQNNDMGGWADLPGKAQSRLLIWTKNSAFDENDHCSNLSTRTCSPWSHSEETRSDNETSFGIPMEESTKFNADEIDCIVPGISTSLLDEDLLDLLHEETHSQTDGALRNVTNVAFKQKSKLESVCGIQLEEEENKEYETSVEIFKEQIASRGDSYDSEVIKDIWTSIAENDAAATLDVERPEEDLFPGEVNGCHCCCLDMATKQDILQEPLEKAVQRSEYHLWECQKENLEAQAIATGELAEIDVGDYTAPSKPWDIGTDKESAFILGGVYGELKTFDNCGDWGVVPPDPAKGTLLQCASSDVVTIAGTDVFMTPGSNFAPGHRPLWRSCASFSQCDQMRKEDKLNAEFSFIFHEDLLGNCSNYQSQDPGVEYSFSSFDLNNPFSQVLHVECSFEPERLATFSPSFKPKSILCSDSESETFHPKIYSIDKTQYRAIRISPRTHFRPIPASELSPGGGSESEFESEKEEVTIPILSQSDLFEDPQADLKPLEEDAEREGHYYGKSELESGKFLPRLKKAGMEKSAQTSLDSHEGSGGLLLSEQQCPECHLQASMGCTNVNSCEIDFKLKVPSDKLEMFQNRTISRSFPGFSEGTCVTAASLQEVPFTDLTQDEKSECKEEPEWWRETLYPQPFTGIECAECYTDARGNGCPILRGHSQNGDCLLPLDLQTTATCEVNCRVEHDTRGRSAVIRRKLFSSDCSSSDETASEDGSDWDDPPDEELFSRTHL
- the kiaa0232 gene encoding uncharacterized protein KIAA0232 homolog isoform X2, whose protein sequence is MSLFQALGPVQTWLGQELEKCGIDAMIYTRYVLSLLLHDSYDYDLQEQENDIFLGWEKGTSKKWGKGKKKCSDLSLEEMKKQAAVQCLRSASDENSGIETLVEELCSKLKELQNKQKEEKQSSKKAEGSQSPEIIGSSSAKDQVEMYYEAFPPLSEKPICLQEIMTVWNKTKASSFSGSSSSSAAPQTSTDTSSPKECNSEGEGTRERTNEASTITNNRTFRRSKKEKENRHNNCMPEEKLTTGKKIRHRSEGKIRPRSWSSGSSEAGSSSSGNQYELKGSTKAVKIRHKLRETARNKKERNGQVRLSLKSVDKDDKSTCGSSSSGPTKQLCKKGKKFMKETRRKTNGNSGAKDLGNENGKEQEFKEEPLWYTEPITEYWFPPSRKSKLETAYRNSIAANDSESLTLEELSETMQGLCINNNNFQTYLAAGAFVDGHFVEMPALLDEANDLIGTSNCSNPKNSDILDDMHLSEFTHFYEVDIHQSILDPSVSNSLQGESRILSMIRRKSTEQIDFEADCCIVLDGLQLTRESAIWTDSQPSLGAEGLFLHDLANIAQFWECSSSDEAEGESFAGESPITLSPIVDNTVCDASSSTGNQEEHFSEANEGSSLNSTCFSLFEVQYDNPASPFCFDGLCLGNQNNDMGGWADLPGKAQSRLLIWTKNSAFDENDHCSNLSTRTCSPWSHSEETRSDNETSFGIPMEESTKFNADEIDCIVPGISTSLLDEDLLDLLHEETHSQTDGALRNVTNVAFKQKSKLESVCGIQLEEEENKEYETSVEIFKEQIASRGDSYDSEVIKDIWTSIAENDAAATLDVERPEEDLFPGEVNGCHCCCLDMATKQDILQEPLEKAVQRSEYHLWECQKENLEAQAIATGELAEIDVGDYTAPSKPWDIGTDKESAFILGGVYGELKTFDNCGDWGVVPPDPAKGTLLQCASSDVVTIAGTDVFMTPGSNFAPGHRPLWRSCASFSQCDQMRKEDKLNAEFSFIFHEDLLGNCSNYQSQDPGVEYSFSSFDLNNPFSQVLHVECSFEPERLATFSPSFKPKSILCSDSESETFHPKIYSIDKTQYRAIRISPRTHFRPIPASELSPGGGSESEFESEKEEVTIPILSQSDLFEDPQADLKPLEEDAEREGHYYGKSELESGKFLPRLKKAGMEKSAQTSLDSHEGSGGLLLSEQQCPECHLQASMGCTNVNSCEIDFKLKVPSDKLEMFQNRTISRSFPGFSEGTCVTAASLQEVPFTDLTQDEKSECKEEPEWWRETLYPQPFTGIECAECYTDARGNGCPILRGHSQNGDCLLPLDLTTATCEVNCRVEHDTRGRSAVIRRKLFSSDCSSSDETASEDGSDWDDPPDEELFSRTHL
- the kiaa0232 gene encoding uncharacterized protein KIAA0232 homolog isoform X1, producing the protein MSLFQALGPVQTWLGQELEKCGIDAMIYTRYVLSLLLHDSYDYDLQEQENDIFLGWEKGTSKKWGKGKKKCSDLSLEEMKKQAAVQCLRSASDENSGIETLVEELCSKLKELQNKQKEEKQSSKKAEGSQSPEIIGSSSAKDQVEMYYEAFPPLSEKPICLQEIMTVWNKTKASSFSGSSSSSAAPQTSTDTSSPKECNSEGEGTRERTNEASTITNNRTFRRSKKEKENRHNNCMPEEKLTTGKKIRHRSEGKIRPRSWSSGSSEAGSSSSGNQYELKGSTKAVKIRHKLRETARNKKERNGQVRLSLKSVDKDDKSTCGSSSSGPTKQLCKKGKKFMKETRRKTNGNSGAKDLGNENGKEQEFKEEPLWYTEPITEYWFPPSRKSKLETAYRNSIAANDSESLTLEELSETMQGLCINNNNFQTYLAAGAFVDGHFVEMPALLDEANDLIGTSNCSNPKNSDILDDMHLSEFTHFYEVDIHQSILDPSVSNSLQGESRILSMIRRKSTEQIDFEADCCIVLDGLQLTRESAIWTDSQPSLGAEGLFLHDLANIAQFWECSSSDEAEGESFAGESPITLSPIVDNTVCDASSSTGNQEEHFSEANEGSSLNSTCFSLFEVQYDNPASPFCFDGLCLGNQNNDMGGWADLPGKAQSRLLIWTKNSAFDENDHCSNLSTRTCSPWSHSEETRSDNETSFGIPMEESTKFNADEIDCIVPGISTSLLDEDLLDLLHEETHSQTDGALRNVTNVAFKQKSKLESVCGIQLEEEENKEYETSVEIFKEQIASRGDSYDSEVIKDIWTSIAENDAAATLDVERPEEDLFPGEVNGCHCCCLDMATKQDILQEPLEKAVQRSEYHLWECQKENLEAQAIATGELAEIDVGDYTAPSKPWDIGTDKESAFILGGVYGELKTFDNCGDWGVVPPDPAKGTLLQCASSDVVTIAGTDVFMTPGSNFAPGHRPLWRSCASFSQCDQMRKEDKLNAEFSFIFHEDLLGNCSNYQSQDPGVEYSFSSFDLNNPFSQVLHVECSFEPERLATFSPSFKPKSILCSDSESETFHPKIYSIDKTQYRAIRISPRTHFRPIPASELSPGGGSESEFESEKEEVTIPILSQSDLFEDPQADLKPLEEDAEREGHYYGKSELESGKFLPRLKKAGMEKSAQTSLDSHEGSGGLLLSEQQCPECHLQASMGCTNVNSCEIDFKLKVPSDKLEMFQNRTISRSFPGFSEGTCVTAASLQEVPFTDLTQDEKSECKEEPEWWRETLYPQPFTGIECAECYTDARGNGCPILRGHSQNGDCLLPLDLQTTATCEVNCRVEHDTRGRSAVIRRKLFSSDCSSSDETASEDGSDWDDPPDEELFSRTHL
- the kiaa0232 gene encoding uncharacterized protein KIAA0232 homolog isoform X3, with the protein product MSLFQALGPVQTWLGQELEKCGIDAMIYTRYVLSLLLHDSYDYDLQEQENDIFLGWEKGTSKKWGKGKKKCSDLSLEEMKKQAAVQCLRSASDENSGIETLVEELCSKLKELQNKQKEEKQSSKKAEGSQSPEIIGSSSAKDQVEMYYEAFPPLSEKPICLQEIMTVWNKTKASSFSGSSSSSAAPQTSTDTSSPKECNSEGEGTRERTNEASTITNNRTFRRSKKEKENRHNNCMPEEKLTTGKKIRHRSEGKIRPRSWSSGSSEAGSSSSGNQYELKGSTKAVKIRHKLRETARNKKERNGQVRLSLKSVDKDDKSTCGSSSSGPTKQLCKKGKKFMKETRRKTNGNSGAKDLGNENGKEQEFKEEPLWYTEPITEYWFPPSRKSKLETAYRNSIAANDSESLTLEELSETMQGLCINNNNFQTYLAAGAFVDGHFVEMPALLDEANDLIGTSNCSNPKNSDILDDMHLSEFTHFYEVDIHQSILDPSVSNSLQGESRILSMIRRKSTEQIDFEADCCIVLDGLQLTRESAIWTDSQPSLGAEGLFLHDLANIAQFWECSSSDEAEGESFAGESPITLSPIVDNTVCDASSSTGNQEEHFSEANEGSSLNSTCFSLFEVQYDNPASPFCFDGLCLGNQNNDMGGWADLPGKAQSRLLIWTKNSAFDENDHCSNLSTRTCSPWSHSEETRSDNETSFGIPMEESTKFNADEIDCIVPGISTSLLDEDLLDLLHEETHSQTDGALRNVTNVAFKQKSKLESVCGIQLEEEENKEYETSVEIFKEQIASRGDSYDSEVIKDIWTSIAENDAAATLDVERPEEDLFPGEVNGCHCCCLDMATKQDILQEPLEKAVQRSEYHLWECQKENLEAQAIATGELAEIDVGDYTAPSKPWDIGTDKESAFILGGVYGELKTFDNCGDWGVVPPDPAKGTLLQCASSDVVTIAGTDVFMTPGSNFAPGHRPLWRSCASFSQCDQMRKEDKLNAEFSFIFHEDLLGNCSNYQSQDPGVEYSFSSFDLNNPFSQVLHVECSFEPERLATFSPSFKPKSILCSDSESETFHPKIYSIDKTQYRAIRISPRTHFRPIPASELSPGGGSESEFESEKEEVTIPILSQSDLFEDPQADLKPLEEDAEREGHYYGKSELESGKFLPRLKKAGMEKSAQTSLDSHEGSGGLLLSEQQCPECHLQASMGCTNVNSCEIDFKLKVPSDKLEMFQNRTISRSFPGFSEGTCVTAASLQEVPFTDLTQDEKSECKEEPEWWRETLYPQPFTGIECAECYTDARGNGCPILRGHSQNGDCLLPLDLMIKETGLSFQVRQRFTCTSSNFSYCFRCSRCGFL